The nucleotide window gatgctaaaattaaaagatagaatcagacctgattggaaaccttgctctgaataccaaatgatatgaaccagcgggaaatgaatcccttgaacccacagtcaatttgaaaataccccaagaaagccaaaatcaagtcaatggatggagaacctagacccgatgagaactcgtttcaagaacctagattatattaaaatctagacccgttgaagaacccgtctcaagaacccagattacaaaggaggaacgccacaaaggttgtgatttacctttgataagttcaaaagttcaattaagaacaagaggagtaaaactcaactcacaatgaataaattcatcaaatttcataaacttcataatctgattagaatgaggctacatagagtatttaaagcaaaacctaatgaaaccctagccaaaataaacccccatcttccaaaagtgcccctggatgaacagtgccgcggctacagtgccgtgctacagtactcggctacagtaaccctaaccctagttcaataaaataataactttcccaacatgtccttgcataggctcccttaagtccttctcataataaactcaattattctaaactaataaaataagttatttaaatgaattaaataagttgaaacccttcaagagtccaaagcctttaagtcttgtcgttgccctcttccgtagctgatcaaatgaattaaaattggatcttcatccttcaagccccatcttgaatgttgggctcttgctaaatttgtcccaaatggattacatcaatccttacattttctcattgatcttcttggcccatctggaagttgcaaatgatctttaagactagacccatcttggttcccatcacccAGGGCGTGGTCTTGCATGCTAGCCACATGGCATCCCTTGTGCTAACCAAAACGCTCCTTTCCTAGGTTCCAATGATGGAAATCTCTAGGGAAGACCAAAAACGCCTTCCCTTCTTCCATGTGGATGCCTCCTATGCTaaaccctaattagggtttTTCCTAAACCCTTGGCCCTTAGTGGCCGATACACACTAGCCCGTGGTGGCTTTTTATTGGGCTTGGGCACCCCTTTCATGAGACAACAAGGCCCATGATACTTCCCATATACTTTGCATGCCAAAATTTGGACATATAACTAAATGGGTAAAACTAACCATGAAAATAATGGACATGGACTTGGCTAAGTCTGGGTTATCACAGTTGTGCTTTGTACTAAAGGTATCGGGTTAAGGATTCACCGTACCATTTCTGGGTGGTATGTTACCACAAATTTTATACAAGTAGTGGGATTCCTCGTGATGATAGGGGTGAGGCATTTTCATATGGCTTCACATGTTGGCCAGGTGGAGCATTCCTTGTGATGTTTTTGGTGAATGTGTTCCACGTGTTGGCCGGGTAGAAATTCCCCGTGCCAAGCAGGTGGAGTGATTCCCCATGTTGTTTTGGTGGAGGTGTTCCTTTGTTGACCAAGTAGAGAGACTCCCCGTGCCAAATGAATGCAATGTNNNNNNNNNNNNNNNNNNNNNNNNNNNNNNNNNNNNNNNNNNNNNNNNNNNNNNNNNNNNNNNNNNNNNNNNNNNNNNNNNNNNNNNNNNNNNNNNNNNNCCTCTCTTCTTAGTATGAACTAGAATCTCGTTAAAATCTCCAATTAGGCACCATAGAATGTTCCTTTGATTAAGTCTAGACAACAAGTCCCATGACATTTCCCTTTTAATCACTTATGAGTGACCATAAAATCCAGTCAGAAGCCATCTgactctcttcctctcttcaatGATCCGACCACTAACATGTCCCAAGGAAAAATTGTGaacttcaaaacaaatttttacTTTCTACATAATAGTCAAACCCCTACTTCTTCCTAATGGGTCCACCCCAAAACAACCGTCGTAGCCTATGTAACAGCCCGcttattcttttttatgtaaaaaatttgaCTACGAGCCTCGTTATGCGTGCTGAATCTCGATTGCATCtttctaaagatattatgtgatttctaaagtaagcCAATGTTTTAAAGccctcaaatattttaaatgccatggaaatatttatatagggtatttccagtgttattgaaccaaacttgattttaaataagacaattataatatttttgaagagctccaaaaatattataattctaggaaatcattttaataaaatagtttcagttatttaaaatattatgagatttaaattatgttgaaaactctaattaattaaatggttttattcttttaaagatattaaataagacttcattttattaatgatgaaataatattattttataaactaaagtttaatttatataatattctatcttaattcctctcaatgtttttaagttaaatcGGTGTTTAATCTCTTACCGTTACATCGTTTTGaggatcccaagatgaagggtctggattaaatacccaagccccatctctttctccctcagttttgcctctcctctctctctcctccctctccctcacacGTACGCTGCAAGCTTTCCCCCCTCTCACCCAATTCTCCCTCAACCCAGCCCGGTGCCGCccgcctcaccgccaccaccatcgGCGTCCTCTCACGCCGGCGAGCTCCCACCATCGAACCCAGCCTCCATCTCGCAGGCACCTTCTCCGTCGCACGGCTCCTAGAGCCGCCGTACGCGGTTacccaggccaccgcacctccaccacctcacaccaGTGACCACCTCTCGCAGACCTAGCCACCAcaaacctctctctccctctctatcgcacacacgcacacaacccataaatgggtttcaCACGGGTTTCACCACCACCGACGGCCCTAGCGCCGCCGTGTGTCGGTTCTAGCCCCATCGAGTACCACCATGAGCTCCCCCTGACCTCTCTCCTTCCTCCTCCCGTTGACCCGAGGCCGGTAGCCCCTCCCTCACACGCACAGACTCTCCCTCACGCACGGCTTAGATTTGCCACCGTAGAGCTGCCACACCACCTTACAGATGCCACCACCACCTCGCCAAGGTCCTCCCAAGCCCTTTCATGCTTAGCCCTTTCCAGACCCGCACCTATAGCCACCTCCAGTGGCCAAAATAGCCACTGCACATGGATGACAGCCACCGTACGCGGTGTTAGCCGCCATGTACAACCCTTCTGACGTTATGAATCATGATGGTCAGCGAACAATGCATGGGTCAACCCCGACAATGGTATAACCTTCTATTTCTCGTTATTTACgttagttggttggttaggttgtggactgtgctgttagtaatTGTGATGTACTGTGTACGTGAAGTGTTGGACGTAGTTAGGAAGTGTGCtatgtagtgttgtggactgtgctgtgaaGGGTGGTTGTGGAATATGTGTTATAATAGTGACTTGGCAttgtgtggattgggaagagtatacgtggagtgtactttgTGGCATAacatgtgtgaagggagtacacgtactccatgaggtgaagcgatacaccatgtggcgtgtcgcgaagataaggatggttgcgTAGTTGATGGGTGTAGAgcatggtgagtagtgtcgggaactgtggaacagtgtcctaaagtagctgtgatgtggcctgtagtctgaggtgacaggtgtcaccgtatttgacttatggctgggagtatgtgtgaagtacCAGAACaagtgataggaaccaaggtgggcctactcttaaagatcctttgcaagttccagatgggtcaattacaagatcaagggccaagaagatcaaggaagcaatgcaaggattggtgcaatccacttgggatgaagccagcaagagcccaacactgaagatgggtctgaaagaagaagaaccagttttgatccactttattcaagctgtggaagacatgacttaaacatacggcctatcgttattggaggcttccaatttggttaaatgatttattttattagtttagaataagtgggcttgaagatgcttggctcacatgtcttatttcttttgaactatgtttttgggaaggccttgtattttggccaagggcttatttggaaaattacattttaggaactagggtttcatcaatttactgttggggttactgtagccgcgcgtactgtagccggtactgttcatcaagggtaattttgggtaaaaggggcattattttggctagggttttgattaggtttggctttaaaaactctttgtagcctcatttgagagttagacaatattgaattttatttgtgagttgagttttctcctcttgttcttgattgaactcttgaacttatcaaaggtaaatcacaacctttgtggcgttcctcctttgtaatctgggttcttgagacgggttcttcaacgggtctagattttaatataatctaggttcttgaaacgagttctcatcgggtctagattctccatccttgacttgattttggctttcttggggagttttcaaattgattgtgggttcaagggaattcattcccacgggttcatatcatttggtattcagagcaaggtttccaatcaggtcttattctatcttttatttcttgcatatttaattctagggtgtcattgttctaggattgattacaaaaaaaaaaatagtggtggttagtagggttgctgaaattcattgttctagggtttgtgttggctgaaatctcttgttctaggggctgccgtatatcatttgcccaagggtttttgagttattgttagggtttttctcaactgcttattcttgattgtgatcaaatcagttggtgaaaggaaaagaaaagaaaagaaaagaaaagaaaagaaaggaaaagaaaaaaaaaaaatcgtgaaaaaaaaaatcgagatttttttttccttgatccttatcatcaaagggggtgattctagttgatatcttgtcttattgctactgtttcattcgtataattttcttgattcacgtgccattttttttttcattccttccgtgtttctcttgttcttgtttcttggacttaattactagttgggataaaacaaggttgctttgtcttgattgagtcaattagttcttaaagaacttgagtgggaaaactcttgaggtaaaaggcaaagagagtgtgagactattatcgaaaaaaagccaattaagagtgaaacacgagtggagtgtcattattcgagtgtaaacacgtgagggagtgtgtgaggtttacttttttttttgccactaactttctcttgtgtagcgcctaataatgtctcatcggagtagcgcatcaccaagggggagagcagataactcatcctttgtgttgcaagccatgcaacaacagtttgagcggttaaacttggtgttgggtgaagtgagggataggatggatcatcaagaagcagcgattagaaatctacaaggtaggagggataggaggcgaTGTGAGCATAGAGtcgaaaatcagtatgagaatgaaggagatggtggggaagaggaagatttagcatctgacgttgggtcgggtagaaatagaggagttaggcatgaaagaggacttgaggggaatctaaggggtcgggatggtgtagatagagaccttggtagcatcaaaatgaaaataccatctttccaaggtagaactgaccctgaggtttatctagagtgggagaaaaaaatagagttggtgtttgattgtcataattactctgaggagaagaaagtgaagttggcggtaattgagttcactgattatgctattatttggtgggatcaattagtgaccaataggagaaggaattatgagaggcctatagagacatggggagagttgaaagctctcatgaggcggagatttgttcctagccattactatagagacctttttcagaaattacaaaatcttacacaggggtctaggagtgtggaggattaccataaggagatggaggtggcgatgattcgggctaatgtagaggaggaccgagaggccaccatggctagatttttgagtgggttgaatagggacatagccaatgtaattgaattgcagcattatgtggagatagaggacatggtgcacatggctatgaaggtggagaggcaattaaagagaaaagggacagcaaggtacactacggtttctagcactacttggaaatcaaaatgggataggaatgatccagctgaagcaaagagaaagaccgaaccacctaagggaaaagatgagggaactagcaacaaacccaaggtagaatcccaaccttcacggaatagagatatcaaatgttttaagtgtttgggttcagggcacattgcttctcaatgtccaaataggagggtgatgattatgcgtgacaatggggaggtgatgactgagagtgaagatgatagtgatgaggtgcccgagttggatgatgctagtgatgatgatggagtggtataccctgtgacaggtgagtctcttgttgccaggcgtgctcttaatgcacacattaaggtggatgatgcagagcaacagagagagaacattttccatactagatgccatgtcaacaataaggtatgtagtatgatcattgatggagggagttgtactaatgtggctagcactactttggttgagaaattgaatttaccaaccttaaaacactctagaccatacaaattgcagtggttgaatgattgtggagaggttagggtggataaacaagtgttagttactttttctattgggaagtatcaagatgaggtgctttgtgatgttgtgcctatgcatgcgggccatattttgttggggaggccgtggcagtatgataggagagtgacacatgatgggttcaagaacatgtacagctttgaaaaggagggcaaaacaattaaacttgctcctttaactccaagccaggtctatgaggaccaattgaaattgaaaagtgaggttgctcaaaaaagaaagagtgaaaatgagagtgatcagaagagaaagagtgaaaatgagagtgatcaaaaaaggaagagtgaaaaagagattgagcaaaaaagaaagagtgagagtgaatatgagcataaaagaaagagtgagaaagaaagtagagaggtggctgagagtaaagaaaaaatagtggagccacgagagaaaaaagaaagagagtcttctgagagaaaaggaaaggcaaaagtgagtttctatgcaagagagagtgaggttaagagggctttcttcgcagatcgccctatgatttttcttgtctataaagagtcttatcttactcttgatgaaactaaccagtctcttcctagtttggctgtttctttgttgcaggagtttgaggatgtattcccggaggagatgccgaatgagttgccacccattagaggcattgagcaccagattgattttgtgcccggggctgctattccaaaccgaccagcctataggagtaatccagaggagacaaaggagcttcagaggcaagttgaggatttgatgagcaaggggtacgtgagggagagcatgagcccttgtgcagtaccagtgctactagtgccaaagaaggatgggacgtggaggatgtgcattgattgcagggcggtcaacaatatcacggtaaagtatcgccatcccattcctagattggatgatatgcttgatgaattgcatggttcatgtattttcagtaaaattgatcttaaaagtgggtaccatcaaattagaatgaaagagggtgatgaatggaaaactgcttttaagactaagtatgggctttatgaatggttggttatgccatttggacttacaaatgcgcccagtactttcatgagattaatgaaccatgtcctacgtgcattcataggcaagtttgtggttgtgtactttgatgatatcttagtgtacagcaagaacttaaatgaacatattgagcatttgagatatgtgtttgatgtgttgagatgtgaaaagttgtatgctaatttcaagaaatgtgccttttgcatggaaaaagttgtttttcttggttacgttgttagtacaaagggtattgaggtggatgaagagaaagtcaaggccatcaaggagtggccaacgccaaaaagcatcactgaggtaagaagctttcatgggctagctagcttttatcggcgttttgttaaagacttcagcaccattgctgcaccactcactgaggtaattaaaaagaatgttgggtttcattggggggctaatcaagagaatgcttttgccactattaaagaaaggttgtgctctgcacctgtgttagcattacctgattttaacaaagcttttgagattgaatgtgatgcctcaggaatagggattggagccgttttgatgcaggataggcggcccatagccttcttcagtgaaaagttaagtggggcatccctgaagtaccctacttatgacaaagagctttatgctcttgttcgtgcattagagacttggcagcactacctatggccaagggaatttgtgatccacaccgatcatgaatcattgaagcatctcaagggtcaaggtaagttgaataaaaggcatgctagatggatggaatacattgagacctttccctatgtcatccgttacaagcaaggtaaggagaacattgttgctgatgctctatcccggaggtatgtacttcttacttctatgagtgccaaaatgcttgggtttgaatacgtgaaagacatgtatgccgatgatgctgatttttcaaatgtgtatgtggcatgtgataaggcggcatttggtaagttttacaagcatgatggttatttgtttaaagaaagcaaactttgtctgccaaattgttctatgcgtgagttattggtgcgtgaggcacatggtggggggttaatgggacactttggtgtcaagaaaactttagacattttgcatgaacatttcttttggcctaagatgaagagagatgttaaccgtatttgtggaagatgcattacatgtagaaaggccaaatctaaggttttgccacatgggttgtatacacccttacccgttcctagtgagccatgggtcgACATATCTATgaactttgttttggggctgcctaggaccaaaaggggtagagattctatttttgttgttgttgatagattcagtaagatggcacatttcattccatgccataaaacagatgatgcaacaaatatagctgacttgtttttcagggagatagtgcgactccatggtgtacctaggagtattgtttctgatagggatgttaaattccttagctacttttggaaggtgttgtgggggaaattgggtactaagctcttattttccactacttgtcatccacagactgatggtcagactgaagtagttaataggactttaactcagcttttacgcactgttgttcataagaatttaaaaacttgggaggattgtttgccatttatagagtttgcatataataggacgatgcatactactacttcatactctccttttgaaattgtttatggatttaatccacttactcctttggatttgatgcctttacctgttgatgacaggagtagtttggatggacaaaagaaggcggagttggtgaaatcacttcatgagagggtacggcttcaaattgcccaaaagaatgaaagggttgcttcccaagccaataaaggacgaaggcgtgtcatctttgaaccaggagattgggtttgggttcacatgcgcaaagaaagattcccagcccatagaaggactaagttgcatcctcgaggagatggacctttccaaattcttgagaaaattaatgacaatgcatataaagtcgatcttccaggtgagtataaagtttctgcaactttcaatgtttctgatctttctccttttgatgtaggtgaagattcgaggtcgaatccttttgaggagagggggaatgataggaaccaaggtgggcctactcttaaagatcctttgcaagttccagatgggccaattacaagatcaagggccaagaagatcaaggaagcaatgcaaggattggtgcaatccacctgggatgaagccagcaagagcccaacactgaagatgggtctgaaagaagaagaaccagttttgatccactttattcaagctgtggaagacatgacttaaacatacggcctatcgttattggaggcttccaatttggttaaatgatttattttattagtttagaataagtgggcttgaagatgcttggctcacatgtcttatttcttttgaactatgtttttgggaaggccttgtattttggccaagggcttatttggaaaattacattttaggaactagggtttcatcaatttactgttggggttactgtagccgcgcgtactgtagccggtactgttcatcaagggtaattttgggtaaaaggggcattattttggctagggttttgattaggtttggctttaaaaactctttgtagcctcatttgagagttagacaatattgaattttatttgtgagttgagttttctcctcttgttcttgattgaactcttgaacttatcaaaggtaaatcacaacctttgtggcgttcctcctttgtaatctgggttcttgagacgggttcttcaacgggtctagattttaatataatctaggttcttgaaacgagttctcatcgggtctagattctccatccttgacttgattttggctttcttggggagttttcaaattgattgtgggttcaagggaattcattcccacgggttcatatcaacaagtgtaagagtgtgcagcggaagcatgactggggaatgtcatgAAGTGACTTGGTTACTGGTAGTCGTGCTTATGATGGatgaggagttagtgtaggaGTGGCGTAGCAGGaatgtgacgagatgtcacaatgtgacaggagtacgtgagggacagtactcacgatgagttaggagttggcatagAAATGATGTACAGGATGTCAGGTGAAGCAACAAGGTCGCGGTGTAgtttgggagtagtctcgagctatatgacgtgacataaggcgtagtggTGAATgaagtcttgtcgtgttaagtgttgggatgaactatcaaaagggacgggtagtatgaaaagtcatgctagtcgggttaagagaaggttagTATTAGAGTATGGCACTTGTCCTTACGAGCATGTGATCAatgtgttatatgttggtcttaggtgataaaggggtaaggcacatgtgtaatctggtgagacacatgtgccggacggattcaccatatgtaatgggtaatctatccTACACGGTGATTAAGTCTCAGATttggcttagagtcgtgtggcgtatatggatgagaatgagaatttagtgtgagctaaggtgCACGAAGGTAGTGACAAGTGTATTGTATAGAATTGGGATGCATGACTTCGTCGGTCAGAATCATGCGGCGAAATGTAGCCAATAGGAAGAGTaagaatgtcttagtgtcttaattctaaagtgaatcatgggtttactttagtggatgagcactcgaggtaagaccttgagtttggaagagatagTGATCGTAAGTAGATCTCGTAGGTTGTAACATAGTAAAGGGAACGTAAGAGCACGAGATAAAAAGAGAGTGTTTCAAGTAAAGTGTAGTGTATGCcttctaagtttagttgcttatgcaccagatagaagaaaatgacatcaaggttatgtgtatgcatgtaggttgccatctgacacgcacatgaatggactgcatgaaatgagtaTGGCATGGAGTACAGGTaaatattatgttcatactcttataaagttttcaaaaaagatacgaaatgaaaatgaaatgctttCTTTTTACAATGCTTTACGAAACGACACGAAATATATTTTACGGAagcatgctaagtgttcaaaagtATACGTATGTACGATCCTTCTTGGCAGCCCATTTTCACGCAACCAAAATATTaagtgtatgcatgtgaatggatgactatacgtagtatctattgtatgtattttctaagaaaatcaatgTTGAGGCTTACGCCTCGAGCtttaactgatgctttaaatgacgtgaagaaagtatgttgttttaaaaggtccctaTGAGCTAAtactttatggatgccatgaaaaaaatgatgtttaagtCCATGCTTTCAAATGacatttttccatgaatgaactgctaaatgaaaaggactgaactgaaagaaatgactgaaatgaaatgcatgaaaatacgtaacggccatatgaat belongs to Juglans regia cultivar Chandler chromosome 8, Walnut 2.0, whole genome shotgun sequence and includes:
- the LOC118349198 gene encoding uncharacterized protein LOC118349198, whose protein sequence is EEKKVKLAVIEFTDYAIIWWDQLVTNRRRNYERPIETWGELKALMRRRFVPSHYYRDLFQKLQNLTQGSRSVEDYHKEMEVAMIRANVEEDREATMARFLSGLNRDIANVIELQHYVEIEDMVHMAMKVERQLKRKGTARYTTVSSTTWKSKWDRNDPAEAKRKTEPPKGKDEGTSNKPKVESQPSRNRDIKCFKCLGSGHIASQCPNRRVMIMRDNGEVMTESEDDSDEVPELDDASDDDGVVYPVTGESLVARRALNAHIKVDDAEQQRENIFHTRCHVNNKVCSMIIDGGSCTNVASTTLVEKLNLPTLKHSRPYKLQWLNDCGEVRVDKQVLVTFSIGKYQDEVLCDVVPMHAGHILLGRPWQYDRREFEDVFPEEMPNELPPIRGIEHQIDFVPGAAIPNRPAYRSNPEETKELQRQVEDLMSKGYVRESMSPCAVPVLLVPKKDGTWRYVVSTKGIEVDEEKVKAIKEWPTPKSITEVRSFHGLASFYRRFVKDFSTIAAPLTEVIKKNVGFHWGANQENAFATIKERLCSAPVLALPDFNKAFEIECDASGIGIGAVLMQDRRPIAFFSEKLSGASLKYPTYDKELYALVRALETWQHYLWPREFVIHTDHESLKHLKGQGKLNKRHARWMEYIETFPYVIRYKQGKENIVADALSRRYHDGYLFKESKLCLPNCSMRELLVREAHGGGLMGHFGVKKTLDILHEHFFWPKMKRDVNRICGRCITCRKAKSKVLPHGLYTPLPVPSEPWVDISMNFVLGLPRTKRGRDSIFVVVDRFSKMAHFIPCHKTDDATNIADLFFREIVRLHGVPRSIVSDRDVKFLSYFWKVLWGKLGTKLLFSTTCHPQTDGQTEVVNRTLTQLLRTVVHKNLKTWEDCLPFIEFAYNRTMHTTTSYSPFEIVYGFNPLTPLDLMPLPVDDRNWVWVHMRKERFPAHRRTKLHPRGDGPFQILEKINDNAYKVDLPGEYKVSATFNVSDLSPFDVGEDSRSNPFEERGNDRNQGGPTLKDPLQVPDGPITRSRAKKIKEAMQGLGLNEQYASGRTRPKEKSTEVLA